The following coding sequences lie in one Eremothecium sinecaudum strain ATCC 58844 chromosome IV, complete sequence genomic window:
- the COG2 gene encoding Golgi transport complex subunit COG2 (Syntenic homolog of Ashbya gossypii AAR104W; Syntenic homolog of Saccharomyces cerevisiae YGR120C (COG2)), translating into MDNTFNELELPIIQEVTRDLFTDLVLDPSKEFDVSEFLLQNNFQYVSLDDLSKQMKRLKSDINAALVDEVSNSYTEHLSLCDSFSAEDQSLVLSNAQQAQQDISRFQFKLKQLLENDIQTTSETITDTLEYLKSLDSLQLCLQKHTTLHEHFQIARKLCTALEGLSSDISSTSDHLGGELLREAHNHLNSAYEVLQDIQGTKSPLVARFWNEYHSLLNQFHDVISLLAEKCCENSTILPNITQNLLDMTSKS; encoded by the coding sequence ATGGACAACACGTTTAACGAACTAGAGTTACCAATCATCCAAGAGGTAACTAGAGATCTATTCACAGATCTTGTCCTAGATCCTAGCAAGGAGTTTGATGTCAGTGAATTCCTTTTACAGAATAATTTCCAATACGTCTCATTAGATGATTTATCGAAGCAGATGAAACGTTTAAAGTCGGATATTAATGCAGCATTGGTGGATGAAGTAAGTAACAGTTATACAGAGCATTTATCTCTATGCGACAGCTTCAGCGCTGAAGACCAAAGTCTGGTCCTTTCAAATGCTCAACAGGCACAGCAGGATATATCAAGATTTCAGTTCAAGTTAAAGCAGCTACTTGAAAACGATATTCAGACCACTTCGGAAACTATAACCGATACTCTAGAATACCTTAAGTCCCTAGATTCTTTACAGCTTTGTTTGCAAAAGCATACCACACTGCATGAGCACTTCCAAATTGCAAGAAAGCTATGTACAGCCCTAGAAGGGCTGAGTTCTGATATTTCAAGTACCAGTGACCATTTGGGAGGAGAGTTACTCAGAGAAGCACATAACCACCTCAATTCTGCATACGAGGTTTTACAAGACATTCAAGGTACAAAATCGCCACTGGTGGCTAGATTTTGGAATGAATATCATAGCCTGTTGAACCAGTTCCATGATGTTATATCTTTATTAGCGGAAAAATGCTGTGAGAATTCCACAATACTCCCTAATATTACCCAAAACCTACTTGATATGACAAGTAAGAGTTGA
- the NUP57 gene encoding FG-nucleoporin NUP57 (Syntenic homolog of Ashbya gossypii AAR105W; Syntenic homolog of Saccharomyces cerevisiae YGR119C (NUP57)) — protein MFNFGYNSNANSNQGNTAASTFGAKPAGGGFTFGANNANTSGSTGFFSNNANNSLASPQTGTTGGLFGAQNNQRNDVSGGGFFANNNTNRATSGPTGGLFGQSNNQQAGNTGSLFGGDNRPQNPSTLGGGFGNQQVGTGTTGIFGQNNASINNSGTGGLFGQNNTSTNNSGAGGLFGQNMNNSSTTGGLFGQNNIASNTISNTGGLVGQNNASSGTNNNTGSLFGQNNTGSMNTNIGGFFGQNNSGTSGQTGGLFGQNNSGGSSLFGQKPPAANAPSTGGLFGQPSSTLQQPQQQQQQQQNSLFTPTVKTTQPSFAWSQQPTSQLNGLQGQQQTEQKPQQLQQNQQQALLYDPRHLSQQQQQQQQHSNYPQQIQEQIMKCMESWNPNNQRSKLRTFVYNKCNETEAILYSKPANVTQEDWDKALINKPNANVIPIEIKGFEDLNQRHNLQRDHVAQARIILSQILEKLTNVSQKHELDTATRILKAQSRNSNIQNRIMKLATQIAILKSKGLPLSVQEENLVVEFKKLLDSSNDPAGLGKNNELWARLAVLKERAKTLSNQLDSTLVVIAENGGASASTGDANDENQIDGEERRIDEEVVNRVNKIADILMNQQRGLIYLHDVLEKDTQVVDKFLIK, from the coding sequence ATGTTTAACTTTGGATATAATTCCAACGCCAATTCCAATCAAGGAAACACCGCGGCTAGCACCTTTGGAGCAAAGCCTGCAGGAGGTGGCTTTACATTTGGTGCAAACAATGCGAACACTTCCGGCAGTACTGGTTTCTTTTCAAATAACGCGAACAATTCTTTAGCTTCTCCACAAACAGGTACCACTGGTGGTTTATTTGGTGCTCAAAACAATCAGAGGAATGATGTTTCTGGAGGTGGCTTCTTTGCCAATAACAATACGAACCGTGCAACTAGCGGTCCTACTGGAGGACTTTTTGGGCAAAGTAACAACCAGCAAGCTGGAAATACCGGTAGTCTATTTGGAGGTGACAATAGACCTCAGAACCCTTCAACCCTGGGCGGTGGATTCGGTAATCAGCAAGTGGGAACTGGTACGACTGGAATTTTTGGACAGAACAACGCGTCTATCAATAATTCTGGCACAGGAGGACTTTTTGGACAGAACAACACGTCTACGAATAATTCTGGCGCAGGAGGACTTTTTGGACAGAATATGAATAATAGTTCAACAACTGGCGGCCTATTTGGACAAAATAACATAGCATCTAATACAATTTCGAACACTGGTGGTTTAGTTGGGCAAAATAACGCGTCATCAGGGACAAATAACAATACTGGCAGCTTATTTGGACAGAATAATACCGGATCTATGAACACGAATATTGGTGGATTCTTTGGACAGAATAACTCAGGTACCTCTGGACAAACTGGCGGGCTTTTTGGTCAAAATAACTCAGGAGGAAGCAGTCTATTCGGCCAGAAGCCCCCTGCGGCAAATGCTCCGTCTACAGGAGGCTTATTTGGTCAACCCTCATCTACGCTACAGCAACCgcaacagcagcaacaacagcagcagaaTTCCCTCTTTACACCTACCGTTAAAACTACGCAACCTTCTTTTGCATGGTCTCAGCAACCCACCTCACAGTTGAACGGTCTGCAAGGTCAACAACAGACCGAACAGAAACCACAGCAGTTGCAACAAAATCAACAACAAGCGCTGCTATATGACCCAAGACACCTTTCtcagcaacaacagcaacaacagcagcatTCGAACTATCCTCAACAGATCCAAGAACAGATAATGAAGTGTATGGAATCTTGGAATCCAAACAACCAGAGATCAAAGCTGCGTACATTTGTTTATAACAAGTGCAACGAAACTGAAGCAATCTTATACAGCAAACCGGCTAACGTCACACAAGAAGATTGGGATAAAGCGCTTATAAACAAGCCCAATGCCAATGTAATTCCAATTGAGATTAAGGGCTTTGAAGATCTAAATCAGCGGCATAACCTACAAAGAGATCATGTTGCTCAAGCGCGTATTATTTTATCACAGATCCTGGAGAAATTGACAAACGTTTCTCAAAAACATGAGCTAGATACTGCTACAAGAATACTTAAAGCACAATCACGCAATTCCAACATCCAGAATCGTATCATGAAGTTGGCTACTCAAATAGCCATTTTGAAGAGCAAGGGCTTGCCACTGAGTGTTCAGGAAGAAAACCTAGTGGTTGAATTTAAGAAATTGCTGGACAGCAGCAACGATCCAGCAGGTCTAGGCAAAAACAATGAATTATGGGCTCGTCTTGCAGTTCTGAAAGAACGTGCTAAAACCCTCAGTAACCAGCTTGACAGCACACTCGTTGTTATCGCAGAGAATGGCGGTGCTAGTGCTTCAACTGGCGATGCAAATGATGAAAATCAAATTGATGGTGAAGAGAGACGcattgatgaagaagtaGTCAATCGCGTCAATAAGATTGCTGATATTTTGATGAACCAACAACGTGGCTTGATTTATTTACATGATGTATTGGAGAAGGACACACAGGTTGTTGACAAATTTTTGATCAAGTAA
- the TOM5 gene encoding Tom5p (Syntenic homolog of Ashbya gossypii AAR106C; Syntenic homolog of Saccharomyces cerevisiae YPR133W-A (TOM5)) — translation MFGLGEQQPSEEELKKHQEQTNSVIISAAYVAALLWTSPMLWSFIRKQWK, via the coding sequence ATGTTTGGCCTTGGTGAACAACAACCATCAGAAGAAGAGCTTAAGAAGCATCAAGAACAAACTAACAGCGTGATTATATCCGCTGCATATGTCGCTGCCCTACTATGGACTTCTCCTATGCTTTGGAGCTTTATTAGAAAACAATGGAAATAA
- the SPN1 gene encoding transcription factor SPN1 (Syntenic homolog of Ashbya gossypii AAR107W; Syntenic homolog of Saccharomyces cerevisiae YPR133C (SPN1)) — protein MKRVILVIEVSSSVDIIILKPNLGLLREMSDNLKEQRIDDALTEPRELSQPMVRGEESSQPVERQRKHIDKSDDDEDFNTLTRTNVSSLPVTKYPEGSGPLGELPARRQVLEAKMERLLKKPKARQNRHDEDDLEQYLDEKILRLKDEMNMAAMKDIETLNRRIETGDNKLVVMEKVVLLPKVVSVLNKANLADTILDNNLLQSVRVWLEPLPDGSLPSFEIQKSLLTAIENLPVKTEHLKESGLGKVIIFYTKSKRVEPKLARIADRLVSEWTRPIIGASDNYRDKRVLKLEFDVEKHRKKSALDNAKSKKRKKAAVDEEKHKSLYEQAAARRNRAAAPAQTTTDYKYAPVSNISNLKTGIRTTGVGSTLNNSDLYKRLNSRMVKSKKSK, from the coding sequence ATGAAAAGAGTAATACTGGTAATTGAAGTCAGCTCTTCTGTTGATATAATTATTTTAAAACCTAATTTAGGTTTATTAAGAGAGATGAGTGATAATCTAAAGGAACAGAGGATTGATGACGCTTTAACCGAACCTCGGGAACTATCTCAGCCAATGGTTAGGGGCGAAGAATCATCTCAACCAGTAGAAAGACAAAGGAAGCATATTGACAAAAGCGACGATGATGAGGATTTTAATACACTCACTAGAACAAATGTTTCAAGTTTACCTGTGACGAAGTATCCTGAGGGCAGTGGCCCTCTTGGGGAATTACCCGCAAGAAGACAGGTTTTGGAAGCTAAAATGGAAAGACTACTAAAAAAGCCTAAGGCAAGACAGAATCGAcatgatgaagatgatcTTGAGCAATATTTGGACGAAAAGATTTTGCGCTTGAAAGATGAGATGAACATGGCTGCTATGAAAGATATTGAGACGTTGAATCGACGGATCGAAACCGGTGATAATAAATTAGTTGTGATGGAAAAGGTAGTACTTTTGCCTAAGGTAGTTAGTGTATTGAACAAAGCGAACCTCGCGGATACGATTTTAGATAataatcttcttcaaagtGTACGTGTTTGGCTGGAACCTCTTCCTGATGGGTCATTGCCTTCATTCGAGATCCAGAAATCATTGCTTACCGCCATAGAAAATCTACCTGTTAAAACAGAGCATTTGAAAGAAAGTGGATTAGGTAAAGTCATCATATTTTACACGAAGTCGAAGAGAGTCGAACCAAAGCTTGCACGGATTGCCGATAGATTAGTCTCAGAGTGGACCAGACCTATTATTGGTGCATCGGATAATTACAGGGACAAACGGGTGTTGAAGCTGGAATTCGATGTCGAAAAGCATAGAAAGAAATCTGCGCTAGACAATGCGAAGTCgaaaaagagaaagaagGCTGCTGTTGATGAAGAGAAGCACAAATCACTCTACGAACAGGCCGCTGCAAGGAGAAACAGAGCAGCAGCTCCAGCACAGACGACTACTGATTATAAATACGCTCCAGTTAGCAATATATCCAACTTAAAGACAGGAATTAGGACCACTGGTGTAGGATCAACACTAAACAATAGTGACCTATACAAGAGATTAAACTCCAGGATGGTTAAGTCTAAGAAATCTAAATAA
- the RPS23B gene encoding 40S ribosomal protein uS12 (Syntenic homolog of Ashbya gossypii AAR108C; Syntenic homolog of Saccharomyces cerevisiae YPR132W (RPS23B) and YGR118W (RPS23A); 1-intron in Ashbya gossypii), whose product MGKGKPRGLNSARKLRVHRRNNRWAEQTYKKRLLGTAFKSSPFGGSSHAKGIVLEKIGVESKQPNSAIRKCVRVQLIKNGKKVTAFVPNDGCLNFVDENDEVLLAGFGRKGKAKGDIPGVRFKVVKVSGVSLLALWKEKKEKPRS is encoded by the exons ATGGGTAAGGGTAAGCCAAGAGGTTTGAACTCCGCTAGAAAGTTGCGTGTCCACAGAAGAAACAA CCGTTGGGCCGAACAAACATACAAGAAGAGATTATTGGGTACTGCCTTTAAGTCATCTCCATTCGGTGGTTCTTCTCACGCTAAGGGTATTGTATTGGAAAAGATTGGTGTCGAATCTAAGCAACCTAACTCTGCTATCAGAAAGTGTGTCAGAGTTCAATTGATCAAGAACGGTAAGAAGGTTACTGCTTTCGTTCCAAACGATGGTTGTTTGAACtttgttgatgaaaacgACGAAGTCTTGTTGGCTGGTTTCGGTAGAAAGGGTAAGGCTAAGGGTGATATTCCAGGTGTTAGATTCAAGGTCGTCAAGGTCTCTGGTGTCTCTTTGTTGGCTTTGTGgaaggaaaagaaggaaaagCCAAGATCCTAA
- a CDS encoding uncharacterized protein (Syntenic homolog of Ashbya gossypii ADR040C; Syntenic homolog of Saccharomyces cerevisiae YGR117C) has product MPDNHSSITRDVIEILIARYLNKHNYDQTLRNFLTEARLPLSTVEKTDNLEDLDTIIAERIAFKKFDNSSRLKSDINEVLPPDEELDKLPTWNHTIKGTVVENVPQPGALAVNASVGLPLGLVVSTAAKEVCVFDKSSQIKHRFKCDGVIKKCGLLPNVAGDIIYYACGMDGTMSIYGKNWERLGRWKLHNRVITFMEFFVTQRDEIICFSTGFDKLLIVSKLDLKTLSLETLDTDELVSQCTTLKVLQGEQEEPIILYTRMDFSHLHILKLEDYKIIERCRIALNTAQFSTHAFNIHDMLVCGESHITNKNLNIQRIKQGSYLALATSHCPYMRIILVKFPNLSDEYLAKQGKEANRPFIHYDMVVRSIATNIPQDVYAQPILALRPHTSDVVVGCATGLYAVDIQLGTSWLLPIITQDAGIKTMAVYDNKVYLFLSNQSLVLWSLC; this is encoded by the coding sequence ATGCCAGATAACCATAGCTCTATCACTCGTGATGTTATTGAAATACTTATTGCCCGCTACCTGAATAAACATAATTACGATCAAACATTGCGGAATTTCCTAACTGAAGCTCGATTGCCTCTATCAACTGTCGAGAAAACAGATAATTTGGAAGATCTTGACACGATTATTGCCGAAAGGATTGCGTTTAAGAAATTCGATAATAGTTCAAGATTGAAGTCAGATATTAATGAGGTTTTACCTCCTGATGAAGAGCTAGATAAACTTCCAACATGGAACCATACAATCAAAGGTACGGTTGTCGAGAATGTTCCTCAGCCGGGAGCTTTAGCGGTAAACGCTTCTGTAGGTCTACCATTAGGATTGGTGGTTTCTACAGCTGCAAAGGAGGTCTGCGTCTTTGACAAATCTTCTCAAATTAAGCATAGGTTTAAATGTGACGGTGTAATAAAGAAGTGTGGGTTGCTACCCAATGTAGCTGGGgatattatatattatgCATGTGGAATGGATGGCACTATGTCTATTTATGGTAAGAACTGGGAACGCTTGGGTCGGTGGAAACTGCACAACAGAGTAATCACATTTATGGAGTTTTTTGTAACTCAACGTGATGAAATAATATGTTTTAGTACAGGGTTCGATAAACTGCTCATCGTTAGTAAGCTGGACTTGAAAACTTTGTCACTTGAGACATTGGATACAGATGAATTGGTCTCTCAATGCACTACTCTTAAGGTGTTGCAAGGAGAACAAGAGGAGCCCATCATTTTATATACACGAATGGATTTCAGTCACCTGCATATTTTAAAATTGGAAGACTATAAGATTATTGAAAGGTGTCGAATTGCATTGAACACAGCCCAGTTTAGTACGCATGCTTTTAACATACATGATATGCTTGTATGCGGCGAAAGCCACATTACAAACAAAAATTTGAATATTCAACGGATCAAACAGGGATCCTACTTAGCACTAGCAACATCACATTGTCCATATATGAGAATAATTCTGGTGAAATTCCCAAATTTGAGTGATGAGTATTTAGCAAAACAAGGTAAAGAGGCGAACCGTCCTTTTATCCATTATGATATGGTCGTGCGAAGCATCGCAACCAACATCCCGCAGGATGTCTATGCTCAACCGATATTAGCCTTGCGCCCCCATACCTCTGATGTTGTAGTAGGATGTGCTACAGGCCTATACGCTGTTGATATCCAGTTGGGTACTTCATGGTTATTACCAATTATAACACAGGATGCAGGAATCAAGACAATGGCTGTCTATGATAATAAGGTGTATTTGTTTCTTTCAAACCAATCTCTTGTTTTATGGAGTTTATGTTAA
- a CDS encoding HDL032Cp (Syntenic homolog of Ashbya gossypii ADR039W; Syntenic homolog of Ashbya gossypii NOHBY423 and Eremothecium cymbalariae Ecym_4442; No homolog in Saccharomyces cerevisiae), producing MLMSRANIYANQIDAHSNEAMKLKLSPRYPGIETGLYDYLSEKYDEYDHQMETAEDEKDNPFNSNNLVYCNDEDEDEAKFIGLSEYEKLQKQNLDHFSEVCNKIMGVEPFPQYYEQVLETKGPDMGDITRTEQDDEDDYLIFEEHINQVFRQTGQISAERIKEEMSNWFLRLNKRVYGKLTCRSSKFKSFCKSWMAVKPPKKEYWTMLENFLGPGGIAYDYILESMDDKSFEPGAELFENTVLPKIDGLAERIRVLTSALHVLEDGDSCDDAKLDLVDDYCQEYMCSDYVVDASDTTDITDTTDATDVSDVTDLSNETDATEVSDTSKCHMIPKLSSSLVTPGRWKEPKPHILFAGKKTRVYHPFQSPTDYLAEVTHDDSLAPGPLDIDTTCQQFKTKYKDLVVVYLRWDFVQKSGQSPGTGPFGWFFLMFSNGTTVPVYITERVHRVVFEKTEDGSSESEAVEMEWPESLKMPVNNNKRWEGRSVYIPMDEVSKDHVCRSKEEAVDRYYDTLNSLEIQTDEVISNQ from the coding sequence ATGCTGATGTCTAGAGCAAATATATACGCGAACCAGATAGACGCACACAGTAACGAAGCTATGAAGCTCAAACTCTCCCCACGATATCCTGGTATCGAAACAGGACTATACGATTATCTGTCCGAAAAATACGACGAATATGATCATCAAATGGAAACTGCAGAAGACGAAAAAGATAACCCTTTTAATTCTAACAACCTCGTATATTGTAATGATGAGGATGAGGATGAAGCGAAGTTCATAGGTCTTTCGGAATATGAAAAGCttcaaaaacaaaattTGGACCACTTTTCAGAAGTCTGTAATAAAATTATGGGTGTTGAACCGTTTCCACAATACTATGAGCAGGTATTAGAAACAAAGGGTCCTGACATGGGTGATATCACTCGGACAGAACAAGACGATGAGGATGATTACCTGATATTCGAAGAGCACATAAATCAAGTATTTCGGCAAACTGGCCAAATTTCAGCGGAGAGAATTAAAGAAGAAATGTCTAATTGGTTTCTAAGACTAAACAAGAGGGTTTACGGTAAATTAACGTGTCGCAGTTCAAAATTTAAATCCTTTTGTAAGTCTTGGATGGCAGTGAAGCCTCCAAAAAAAGAATATTGGACAATGCTAGAGAATTTCCTCGGACCAGGAGGAATAGCATATGATTATATTTTGGAATCGATGGATGATAAGTCTTTCGAACCAGGTGCAGAACTGTTTGAAAACACTGTGCTGCCAAAGATTGACGGACTTGCAGAACGCATCCGAGTACTTACTTCTGCACTACATGTACTAGAGGACGGAGATAGCTGCGACGATGCTAAACTTGACTTAGTTGACGATTATTGTCAAGAATACATGTGCTCTGATTACGTTGTAGATGCTTCTGACACCACTGACATTACGGACACTACCGATGCTACCGATGTCTCTGATGTCACTGATCTATCCAATGAGACTGATGCTACCGAAGTATCCGATACTTCAAAGTGTCATATGATTCCAAAATTAAGTTCAAGTTTAGTAACCCCTGGTCGCTGGAAGGAACCGAAACCCCATATTCTGTTTGCTGGTAAAAAAACCAGGGTATACCATCCATTCCAGTCACCAACTGATTACTTGGCTGAGGTAACTCACGATGATTCGCTAGCACCCGGTCCTTTAGATATTGACACAACATGTCAACAATTCAAAACTAAGTACAAAGACTTGGTGGTGGTATATTTGCGCTGGGATTTTGTTCAGAAATCAGGCCAATCTCCAGGTACTGGTCCTTTCGGTTGGTTCTTTTTGATGTTCAGCAATGGAACCACAGTTCCAGTTTACATTACCGAACGAGTCCATAGGGTTGTATTCGAGAAAACAGAAGACGGAAGCTCTGAATCTGAAGCAGTCGAAATGGAGTGGCCAGAATCTTTGAAAATGCCCGTTAATAACAATAAACGTTGGGAAGGCAGATCAGTATACATTCCAATGGATGAAGTTTCTAAAGACCACGTATGTCGCAGTAAAGAAGAAGCTGTGGACCGTTACTATGACACATTAAACAGCCTTGAAATCCAAACAGATGAAGTAATAAGTAACCAGTAA